From Sulfurihydrogenibium sp., one genomic window encodes:
- a CDS encoding spherulation-specific family 4 protein, which yields MKKISLITFFIFLVACGGSSSNSNNPANSNPNNFTSYIIPLYSYPVGQYQPEWEKLYNLSTSKIVYVITNPDNGPGNTTDVNYLNTINKLKTKGFYVIGYVYTNYGNRNLEDVKNDINEWLSLYGADKIDGFFIDEVSEDIQKYNYYRDIYTFANSKRKLVILNPGTNVDIKFFNISDKIVVFESNETDFEAFQYNNYSSINSDRVCSIVYNTPADKVHFVKDKVLKNNSSCGYIHDKSGNGTYFYLSPYLN from the coding sequence ATGAAAAAGATTTCTTTAATAACATTTTTTATTTTTTTGGTAGCCTGTGGCGGCTCTTCTTCTAATTCAAACAATCCGGCAAACAGTAATCCAAATAACTTTACATCCTATATAATTCCTTTATACTCCTATCCGGTTGGGCAATATCAACCAGAATGGGAAAAATTATATAATTTAAGTACATCTAAAATTGTCTATGTAATAACTAATCCAGATAATGGTCCTGGCAATACAACAGATGTTAACTATTTAAATACAATCAATAAATTAAAAACGAAAGGTTTCTATGTAATTGGATATGTTTATACAAATTATGGGAACAGAAATTTAGAAGACGTAAAAAACGATATAAACGAATGGCTATCATTGTATGGAGCTGACAAAATAGATGGATTTTTTATTGATGAAGTTTCTGAAGACATTCAAAAGTATAATTACTACAGAGATATCTATACTTTTGCAAATTCAAAAAGGAAGCTTGTAATACTAAATCCTGGTACTAACGTAGACATAAAGTTTTTTAACATAAGCGATAAAATAGTAGTTTTTGAAAGTAACGAAACGGATTTTGAAGCTTTTCAGTATAATAACTACAGCTCTATAAATTCTGATAGAGTTTGTAGCATAGTTTATAACACTCCTGCTGACAAAGTGCATTTTGTAAAAGACAAAGTGCTTAAAAATAATAGTAGTTGTGGATATATACACGATAAAAGTGGAAATGGTACATATTTTTATTTAAGCCCTTATCTTAATTAA
- the hisG gene encoding ATP phosphoribosyltransferase: MEKITFALPKGRLFSQSIEIFQKSGILSEDIDQNTRKLILESKDFRFLIVRSKDVPVYVESGIADIGVAGDDVLLESNSNVYKPVDLKVGYCNIVVAGKPEDKEFYFSNPSNISVATKYPKITQEYFSQKGINVKIYELYGSVELAPLVGLARFIVDIVETGTTLRENGLVVIEPIRPSTAKLIVNRISYKLKSEKIFPIIEKIEEYLESKT, translated from the coding sequence ATGGAAAAAATAACGTTTGCTTTACCAAAAGGAAGGCTTTTCTCTCAATCTATAGAAATTTTCCAAAAATCCGGAATTCTTAGCGAAGACATAGATCAAAATACAAGAAAGCTTATTTTAGAATCTAAGGATTTTAGGTTTTTGATAGTAAGGTCTAAAGACGTTCCAGTTTATGTAGAATCTGGAATTGCAGATATAGGCGTAGCTGGAGATGATGTTTTGTTAGAATCAAATTCTAATGTTTATAAACCGGTTGATTTAAAGGTTGGATACTGTAACATTGTCGTTGCAGGCAAGCCAGAAGATAAAGAATTTTATTTTTCAAATCCATCAAATATTTCAGTTGCTACCAAATATCCAAAAATAACCCAGGAATATTTTTCTCAAAAAGGTATAAATGTTAAGATTTATGAGCTTTATGGCTCTGTTGAGCTTGCTCCATTGGTAGGACTTGCAAGGTTTATCGTCGATATTGTAGAAACAGGCACAACTCTTAGAGAAAACGGGCTGGTTGTAATTGAACCAATAAGACCATCGACAGCAAAGCTCATCGTAAATAGAATAAGCTATAAATTGAAATCAGAAAAAATTTTCCCAATCATTGAAAAAATAGAAGAATATTTAGAAAGCAAGACATAA
- the minE gene encoding cell division topological specificity factor MinE, whose translation MSIFNLFEKQSSANIAKERLMMVLSYERKGLPSNFADILKNDLIAIFSKYPQFDSDNIEVEIKSEDDRDELWISIPFANGK comes from the coding sequence ATGTCAATTTTTAATCTTTTTGAAAAACAATCATCAGCAAATATAGCCAAAGAAAGACTTATGATGGTTTTATCATATGAAAGAAAGGGACTGCCGTCAAATTTTGCTGACATATTAAAAAATGACCTTATAGCAATTTTTTCAAAATATCCGCAATTTGATTCGGATAATATAGAAGTTGAGATAAAATCTGAAGATGATAGAGATGAACTTTGGATAAGCATTCCATTTGCTAATGGTAAATAG
- the minD gene encoding septum site-determining protein MinD, with protein MARVIVITSGKGGVGKTTLTANISTALAMMGKKVLAIDADIGLRNLDMILGLENRIIYDIVDVVEGRVPPEKAFVKDKRGLSVYLLPASQTKDKDAVKPNQMVDIVEKVKHNFDYIFIDSPAGIEGGFKTAVAPAEEAIVVVNPEVSSVRDADRIIGLLESMEKENIKLVINRIRLYQVKKGEMLSVEDIEEILQIPKIGIVPDEEKLVDFTNRGEPIVLHEEFPAAKAIINIARRLEGEEVPFTELEEKKGFFAKLFGK; from the coding sequence ATGGCAAGAGTCATAGTTATAACATCTGGAAAAGGTGGAGTAGGGAAGACCACCCTCACAGCCAATATATCCACTGCTTTAGCAATGATGGGAAAAAAAGTTTTAGCAATAGATGCAGACATAGGTCTTAGAAATTTAGACATGATTCTTGGTCTTGAAAATAGAATAATCTATGATATTGTTGACGTTGTTGAAGGAAGGGTTCCGCCGGAAAAAGCTTTTGTAAAAGATAAAAGAGGGCTATCTGTGTATCTACTGCCGGCATCACAGACAAAAGATAAAGATGCTGTAAAACCCAATCAAATGGTAGATATTGTAGAGAAGGTCAAACATAATTTTGATTATATATTCATAGACTCTCCGGCCGGAATTGAAGGTGGATTTAAAACCGCTGTTGCTCCTGCTGAAGAAGCTATTGTAGTAGTAAATCCGGAAGTATCATCTGTAAGAGATGCTGACAGAATAATCGGATTGCTTGAGTCTATGGAGAAAGAAAATATAAAATTGGTTATAAACAGAATTAGATTGTATCAAGTTAAGAAAGGCGAGATGTTGTCAGTTGAAGATATAGAAGAAATCTTACAAATACCAAAAATCGGTATCGTGCCGGATGAAGAAAAATTAGTAGATTTTACCAATAGAGGAGAGCCGATTGTTTTACATGAAGAATTTCCTGCAGCAAAAGCAATCATAAACATAGCAAGAAGATTAGAAGGTGAGGAAGTTCCGTTTACAGAGCTTGAAGAGAAGAAAGGATTTTTTGCTAAGCTTTTTGGAAAATAG
- the minC gene encoding septum site-determining protein MinC: MGVEIKGLTVPALLIKLDPSKSLQENIDELKHKLSSAFFKGSYAVVDYNGLELNEESKAEIEKVLKDFNASVLGFQNTKNNKESLKGVTQKKSLKIINKTLRSGQKIEYDGDVLILGDVNPDAYVVSSGNVIVMGNLRGVVHAGANGDETAVVMALKLRPQQIRISNYIARSPDEPYDEAKESNSPEIAYIENNAIVIDKIK, from the coding sequence ATGGGCGTAGAAATAAAAGGGTTGACTGTACCAGCTTTGCTTATTAAATTAGACCCAAGTAAAAGCTTGCAAGAAAATATTGATGAACTTAAACATAAACTTTCTTCTGCTTTCTTTAAAGGGTCTTATGCTGTTGTTGATTATAACGGGTTAGAGCTAAACGAAGAATCAAAAGCTGAGATAGAAAAGGTTTTAAAAGATTTTAATGCATCAGTTTTAGGATTTCAAAATACAAAGAATAATAAAGAGAGTTTAAAAGGTGTTACTCAAAAAAAATCTTTAAAAATTATAAATAAAACACTAAGAAGCGGTCAAAAAATAGAGTATGATGGAGATGTTCTAATCCTTGGTGATGTTAACCCTGATGCTTATGTAGTTTCTTCCGGAAACGTTATCGTCATGGGTAATTTAAGAGGTGTAGTACATGCCGGAGCCAATGGAGATGAAACAGCCGTAGTTATGGCATTAAAACTTAGACCCCAACAAATAAGGATCTCTAATTATATTGCAAGGTCTCCTGATGAACCTTATGATGAAGCTAAAGAGTCAAATTCTCCAGAAATTGCATATATTGAAAATAATGCAATAGTTATAGATAAAATTAAGTAA